The Gloeomargarita lithophora Alchichica-D10 genomic sequence CTGCAAACGGTGGAAGACCCCACGACCCAAGTGCAATCCGAGGCGGCCAGCGGGGGTTGATGCCGCCCGTTACTTCTCCGGCTCTACCCCCAACGCCCGCAGTTGAGCCGCCAGCCGTTCTGCCCGCTGGTATTGCAATTCTGCCCGTTGTTCCGATTGCTCTAGCCGTTGTGCCAATTGCACCATGGTCAAGAAAGGCCGACCATCGGGGCAATAGAGGCTAAGCTGATTATCCGTCCAGCCAAACCGGATGCCGAGGCGGGGACTCACCCAGTCGGCCATATCCTCGATGACCATGAGTTCGCCCTCCAGCCGTTGGCACCCGGTCAAATCCTGGCGGTCTGGATGGTAAATGTAATACTCTTCCACCCCGTAATGGTCATAAAATTTGAACTTTTTCGCCATTTCCTTCAAGGTATTGCTGGGGGAAAGAATTTCAAATACCACCTGGGGGGGAATCTGCTCCTCCTGCCATTGCTGATAGGAACCCCGTTGTCCCTTCGGTCGCCCCAAGACCACCATCACATCCGGTGCCACCCGCATATCTGGCCGCCCTTCGACCGGATACCACAACAAATCGCCCCCCACAAACACCTGCGGCTGGTCAGCAAACAACCATTCCAAATTCTCCTTGATCAGCACAATCCAGTTAAACTGCACCGTATTATCTGCCATGGGCTGACCATCACTGTCGGGATAAATAATCTTTGGATGCGGTGCCAGGGTCATCGTTACCACTGGGGAAGGTATCTCCATTGTACGTGATTGCTCACTTTACAGTGGTAGAGTACAGCATTCGTGGAATGTAACGATTGCTGAGAACCAAGTCCGGGGGCAAACACTTTGCACCATTCATAATGTGATTGCTAGATCATTTTTGGGGCATTTCCACTTATTTACAGCACCAGAAAGTTAGCTCGCTGGAATGCCCATATTATTGAGAACCAAGTCCGGGGGCTGCCCCCCGGCGACCTATTTTTAGAAGTGTCTTTTTGCACCCATCCTTGGAGCGCACTGCTTATTTTTTCCCAGGCGCAACTGCCTGGATCAACTGTCCTAAAACGGTAGCCA encodes the following:
- a CDS encoding Uma2 family endonuclease gives rise to the protein MTLAPHPKIIYPDSDGQPMADNTVQFNWIVLIKENLEWLFADQPQVFVGGDLLWYPVEGRPDMRVAPDVMVVLGRPKGQRGSYQQWQEEQIPPQVVFEILSPSNTLKEMAKKFKFYDHYGVEEYYIYHPDRQDLTGCQRLEGELMVIEDMADWVSPRLGIRFGWTDNQLSLYCPDGRPFLTMVQLAQRLEQSEQRAELQYQRAERLAAQLRALGVEPEK